A region of the Callithrix jacchus isolate 240 chromosome 10, calJac240_pri, whole genome shotgun sequence genome:
aatataaaatatgtgtaagtattaaaaatataatttgaaggtcaggcacagtggcttatgcctgtaatcccagcactttgggaggccgaggtgggtggaccacctgaggttgggagttcaagaccaggctgaccaacatggaaaatcctccacctctactaaaaacacaaatttagccgggtgtggtggtgcgtgcctgtattcccagctactcaggaggctgaggcaggagaatttcttgaacccaggaggcggaggttgcagtgagctgagattgtgccattgcagtgcagcctgggtgacgagaatgaaactctgtctcaaatatatatatataaaatatataaaaaatatatatatatatatttcgcATCTAATATGGTGGTCAATTGAATGTGTCCACTTACACTTATCCACTTGCCCACTGTGTTCCCAGACATTGGACGAAACACTAGTCCGTTGTGAAGCATTTTTCAGATGAGCTTCACATGCTAATCAGTAGACCAGGCAGAGCTGACGACCCTTCACCACaggggtgggcctcatccaatcagttgaaggccatAAGAGACAAAAGATCCACCTTCCCCAAAGAGGGAATCTGCTAAAAAGTGGCCTTCTACTAAAGCATAGTATCAACTCTTTTCTGGGGCTCCAGGCCGCCCCGATCATTTGGGATTTGCCACCCTCAGTCACAGGAGTTGAAAAACACGTCTCTCTCTTACATGTCCGCCCTCCACCCCTCTATTGATTCTATTTCTTCAGAGAAGCCTAATGCACATATAGTATCAAACTGTACATATATGTTAAGACACATACAGAGGCTAGCAAGTAGGGCCTTTTACATAGTGGGACCTATCACTACACTTTCACATGCCTGGAAAATGGAGTTTATAAAACCTGCAGCCAGCCACCCGGAGAAGTGAGGCCGGGTGGGCCAAGCGGGGGCTCCGAGGACCCGGCATGAGCAGGGGGCCAGCTGGGGCTCTGCACCCTCCACCTGGTGCTGGCCCTCTCTGTTGTGGgcgtcctgcttttttttccacGGCACCTGAGCCTCTGTCCCACAGGACTGGCTGTCACAGGTGACGCTGGGCCTGTCACATCCTGAACAGGTGGCAGCCTCTCCGTGTTGGTTTTCTCCCCTCATGCACAGCTCTTGGGGCAGGCCACCCTGACGTGCAGCTAAGCCAGTGCCCTGGGGTGAGTTCTTACTGTCCCCAAGGGGCTCCTCACTCTCCAAATGGGCAGGTGGCATCTGGTCAAGCGTCCACCTTACCTAGGAGCCCAGCACTCACCGCAGATCAGAGCAGGGCTGCTCTTGAGCTGGGAAGGGAGTGAAGCGCTTGATGCCAATGACAAGGCCACTCGCTGTTCCGCACTGCCTCGGAACCCCCAGGGCAGCCCTGCCCCAGTGCCCAGTGCATGCTAGGAGGTAGGATCTCTTCATGAGGACCCCTGCTGCTGGTGCCTGTACtgacccacctccacctccactgcCCCACCCAGCCCTGACCTGGCATCTGCCCTACTTTGCAGATGGTGCTGGGAACATCAAGCCCACCTCCCTGGCTGGCAGCCCAAGGTGCCTGAGCTGGCTAATACATGGGCCTTCCCTTCTTCCTAGAAACAAGGAGCAGCTTCAGCGCCCCCAAGGACAGATACTTCTGCAAGCAGAAAGCTTTGCATGTGTCTTCCAAGTGCCCTGCGGGCCCAGCCCCCGCCTTGCCCAGCTCCTCACCTGCAGCGTGTAAAGGTAGGGCAGCCAGACACAGTCGCCCCAGCCCAGGTACCACCCGAAGTGGTCATGGCAGATGTCAATGGTCTTCAGGTACCAGGTTTCATTCCAAAAGAAGTCGAGCACGTAGATGGCCTGCGAGACAGAAGCAGCCGCTGACCAACGCTGGAGCCCAGACGGGCCCTGGGGCGGCCACACTCCCGGCGGAAGCAGGAGGGGGCGCTCGGGGAGCTGCCGAGCAACTTTCTCCATGCGCAGCTGGGGCTTTTTCTGCCTGGGACGCGGGCAGGGGTAAGGGTGTCCTCAGAGTCACCCCGAGCCCATGGCCCTGGCGTCTCTTCCAGCCCAGTTCTCAGGGTCTGCAATGGGTCGTGCTGAGGAGAAGGAATTCATCCAACCCAGGTCAGCCTACTGCCTGAGCAGTGTCCGCAGCCCTTGACTGGTCTCCCTCACCCTCGAGGGCTCTCCTCGCTGGCTCCCACTGGCTCCCTGGGTGATGCTTCTGAACACACCTGATCCCTGCCACCCTGCACCCCAGCTCAGCACACACTCTCTGGgtcttgctgcttttaagattaaGAGGAAGACTTCCGTAGGCCTCCAGCCTCACCTGGCTCCAAGCTCCTGAATGCTCTCTGCTCAAGATGTGGGACGTTCCTCAGTTTCCCAGGCTTGCCACCCTCTCCCGCTGCAGGGAGTGCCTGGAGCAGGCCCTCTTGCCTCCACTCTACCAGGTTAATTCCCACTCACCCCCAGATTCTACCCAGGTGTAATTCCCAAGGGAGACCTTCCCAGACCACGCCTGGCTACGCAGCACCTGCTTCCTTCCCCCCCAGGGCGGCAGTGACGGGCACCCGAGGATGGCTTCCTTCAACACCTGTTTGCCGGCCACTTCCTGGTGACACCTGGGGAGGGTGGCTGACTTTCCTCTATGTGTGACAGATTAAGGTCATGGGGACACGCGCCAGCTTTCGGGTTTCCCCAGAGCCCGCCAGCATCGGCGTCCCACCCCCTCTAGCCACAACAGGCACCTGCAGGACGTTGACCAGGACCATGGCATTGGTCACGTGGCCGTGCAGCTCCCGCTGCTTTGCCGCGAAGGACAGGTTGATGAGGGTCCAGGCGACGATCCCGGGGCGCCCGTTGAAGAACAGTTTGAAGTCAAACCACTCCCCGATCCGGGGGTTAAACTCGATGCCCATCATGTAGTTATAAAAGAAATTGCCTGTGAATTtgcttaaaaacacaaataaaagataCATTTAGTAGATGAGCACATCTCACGACAGGGCCACCTTGCTTAGTGGGAGCCCAGCACTGGCCCAGGGTCCCAAAGGGTAACGTGACATGGCCCAGGCAGAGGCTGGCCGTGAGCTGCCAGGACCCCCACAGCCGGAAGCTTCAGTTGGGCTGGTTCCTGGTACCCTCATTCACACTCTTTGCGTTCAGCTGCAGTTCAGCAGACACATCCTCAGGCAGAGGTCCCGGGgcacctgctctgtgcccaggTAGGGTGGGAGATGGGCTCGGGCTGGCACCTGGGTTTCTCCCCACCTTTCTCCAGGTTCCCTTGATGCATGGCACAGGTGAGCCGAAGAACTGGCTCCACTACACCGAGATGACATTCTGGGGCCCAGGCACATGGTTTGAAGCACACTTGGGGCATGCGGCCCCTCATGGGTGAGCGACATTATAAATCATGCCGACCTGGAGAACTGCAAACTCACCCTGGGCCCGGCTCCCAGCAGGTACAGGACAAGTTCTTTGAGCAGTTACTGGAATCCCCCAGTCCCTAGCAGGTCAGAGCATCAGCCAAGATAACCCCTGTGGAGACCCTCACTAGGTGTAGCTCTGAGGACACGGAGCAATTTCTGTGTTAActagaaaatcccattttcatgTCTAGTTCCCTCAGGTAGGCTAAgtagaaaagcaaaacacaaagtCTACAACCATTGACGTGACCACAAGGTGGCGAGGATGATTTCCAGGGGCCATCAAAGGCCAGCCTCGTTATCTGGTAACACGCAAGCTACAAAGTGTCATCCTCCGGAAACATTTCCAAAGAGCCTAGGTGTCATAGTTAAGGGACAGACACTGTGGTTTTTTGGATCCCCCAGACTGAATTGTAAGACCCACTGCCTGCAACTGTCCCCAAGAGAACCCCACCAAACATTTGtcgatgatggatggatggatggatggatgggtggatgagtgggtggaaggatgggggagagggatggggagaTGAGCAGGTGGATGGTAAATGATAGGCGGAAGAGTGGATGGATGCGTAGGCGAATGGATGATGGGCGGGCGCTGAGATGTGttggtgggtgggtaggtggctgggtggatggacaaatggatgatgggtgggtagatggatgggtaggtgggtggaggGTGGATGGGCAGGTGGATgaaatggatgatggatgggtaggcgggtgggtgggtgaatgTATGGGGAGACAGGTGGGTAAATGGGTGGGTGGCTAGATGTGTAGGTGGGCAGATAGGTAGATGGGCAGATAGATGAATGGAGGATGGGAGAGTAggtggatagatgggtagatggacagatggatgatgGCCGAGTGGGTGTGGgtgatggataggtggatggacagatggatgatgGCCGAGTGGGTGTGGgtgatggataggtggatggatgggtggatggacagatggatgatgGCCAAGTGGGTGTGGgtgatggataggtggatggatgggtggatggacagatggatgatgGCCGAGTGGGTGTGGgtgatggataggtggatggacaAGATGGATGATGGCCGAGTGGGTGTGGgtgatggataggtggatggatgggtggatggacagatggatgatgGCCGAGTGGGTGTGGgtgatggataggtggatggatgggtggatggacagatggatgatgGCCGAGTGGGTGTGGgtgatggataggtggatggacagatggatgatgGCCGAGTGGGTGTGGgtgatggataggtggatggacagatggatgatgGCCGAGTGGGTGTGGgtgatggataggtggatggatgggtggatggacagatggatgatgGCCAAGTGGGTGTGGGTGATGgataggtggatagatgggtggatggagagatggatgatGGCTGAGTGGGTGTGGGTGacggataggtggatggatgatgggtggatggatagatggatgagggCTGTTTGGACAGATGGATgataggtgggtgggtgtgggtgatGGAGAGGTAGATGGATAAAGGGTGGGTAAATAGGTTGGCGTGTGGCTGGGTAGATGATGGGCAGGTGAATGGATGAGTGGACAGACAGATGTGTGTGTGACCAGCCAAGGCTTCCATGCTGGGTATAGACCAGCAGGGCTCTCCTGCAAAGCTGTTAAAGCCACAGGGATAACAAGACTCTTCACTAAGGTTGTTTTGGGCCTCACCAGCTAGTCCAAAGAGGCAATGGGCTGCCCGTGTCCCAAGCCGGAAGTTCTTTCTGGCTTCCCTACCCCCACGACAGCCCTAAAGGATGTGATCCAGCCACCCAACACTCAGGAGGTTCCCCAGGGCGAAGCAAGTTCGATGCTTTACAACAACCCACCCAGGCAGCAAAAAAAGCCCAGTGGTGAAGTTTCCGCTTTCCACCTCAGGCTGGACCCACTGCTAAGAACGTACCAGTCTCTGGCGCTGGTGGGGAAGAGGTAGCCCTTGACCATCGCGAAGGTGGAGACCGCGTAGCCGAGGATGTTGGCGCACCAGAGCAGCGGGATCCAGTTGTCGAAGATGATGGTGGGAGAGAACCAGGACAGGAGATGAGCAGTCACAAACCACAGCAGGTGCGTGACAAGCCAGGCTTGCAGGCCATTGATCTGATACTTGTTCACAATCCCTGCAGACAAGGGTTCAGAAATCAAGGCGCTTTCCCAGCCTGCAGTGAGGAGCTTGGCTGGGTTGAAGCATGCCTGGCGGGGGCCCTGGTTACTTTCTGAGCCTCTGCTGCTGCAGACCCTCATCCACGGTCCCAGGCACCATCTCTGAGACCCCTACACCCTTGGCCAAGGAATTGCCTGCTCCTCCTAATTCCTGGGAAGCGAGAGAGGAGGCCGATCCGtcccaggaggagggagaggaggcccATCTGTcccgggaggagggagaggaggccgATCAGTCCCGGGAAGTGGGAGAGGAGGCTGATCCATCCTTTGGTTCTGCATGTTGTTAACTGGCCATAGGTTGAGTGACAGGTACGCAGTCTGACAAGGTAGTCAGGGCCGAGGGGCAGAAGCAAGTGAGGATGGCCCTGTGGTGTCCCTGACCCCCTCTGTAATTGTTGGGGAGTGCCTCGGCCCACTCATGCCCTAAAACAGGGAGCCTCTTGGGGCAGAGTCAGGTGGGGTTCCAGTCTGCACCTATATGCAAGGCGTGAAGCCAGGCCCCTCCTGGGTTTCCAAGGACGGCAAGGAATGAACGGATAAGGCCTCCCCCGGACAGCCCTGAGGAAGGCGTGGCAGTCTCTGCGGGAAGCTCCGGGGCCCAGTGCACCCCCTGCTATGGGGCTGGGAAGGAGCTGGGCCCATCCTTTCCCTCCTTACCCAGGAAAGTGATTTCTAGCCTGGGTGTGGGACAGCCCAGTGTCCCTCAATGGTTTTTGAGGTCTGGTGCTGTGAAAAATCTCCAAACACAACGGATTTCTATTCTGTGACAAGTCTTAGGAAGCAGCATGGGAGAGGACAGGTCCCTGAGAGGAAGGGACAGGAACAGAAGCCTGcggagggtgggggcaggggctaCCTGCAGGAGTCACAGCCCCCTCCTGGATGCCTCCTACATAGCCGGGAAGGAACTTATGGCAGAAGTCTGGGAGACATGTGTAGAGAAGCACCTGAAACACAGAAACAGCCTGGTCACCCCCGCCTGGAAGCCACCTGCTAAGGGGGATGCACAGCAGAACAGGAGAATCGTAATCACGGTCTTTTTCTTCTGGAAGCGCTTACGGCTCCTCGAAGCTCAGACTGCTGGGCTACCGGTTTTGAAGGGGTTTCTGGGACAGTAAACTCATCAACCAGGAAAAGCACCCACGCGTTCTCCCACACGGCTCCATTCACCCCTCAGGAGAGCGCACAGGCCCTTCCCGGTTaccttttaaaaaaggagaatccTACAAaattcaccttaaaaaaaaaaaatttttttttagacgaggTCCTGCTCTACCCCCCCGGGCTAGAAtgcagcggtgcaatcatagctcactgcagtgctgacctcctgagctcgtgatccttccacctcagcctccctctagCTGGGATTACCGCTGTGCCCACCATCCCCGGCTAAAATCCCCCCTTTTAAAGTACACGATTCGGCAGCATTTAGTGCATTTACGTGGTTGGCTGTGCAGTCATCGCCACTCATTCCAGAACTTTTCATCGCCATTAAAAACGTGGTTCCCGTCCTGGTCACTCTGAATTCCCTGCCCCTGCTGCCCTGGCTACCACCGAGCTTTCTGCCCCTGCGGATTTGCCTGTCCTGGGCATTGCGTAGATGGAACCACACAGTATGCGGTGTCTGTGACTGGCTTCTCTGGCTCAGCACTGTCTTCAAGGGTCATCCACCTTGCGGCCTGCATCGGAGCCTCCCTCATTCCCTTCCACTGCCAAATAGTGTTCTGTTCTGTGTGTCTTCGTCTGCAGAGGGACAGGTGGGGGTTCCTGCTTTTTGTCTATTTGTCATCCACATTGCCCCTGACATTTTTCACTCAAAGGGACCAAGAGATCTGAACTGAGAGGGATTCTGGAGCCCAAAAGCTTGGACTCTGGGGAGAAACAGTTAACCATGATctgggccggacgcagtggctcacgcctgtcatcccagcacttcaggaggccgaggcgggcggatcacgaggtcaggagtttaagaccagtgaccaatatggtaaaactccaccTCTAATAAAAacgtaaaaattagccaggcatgatagtgcgagcctgcagtcccaactactcgggaggctggcacaggagaatcacttgagcctggagggggaggttgcagtgagtcgagatcacgccattgcaatccagcctgggtgacagagtgagaccccatctcaaaaaaaaaataaaaaattatgatctGAGCCATCCTCCCTCCCAGGAAGGAAAACCCAGGCCTCCTTCTAGCACCATTTCCCTGAAAACCTTTTTCTGGTTCGGGTGAGGAGCACCACCCCTGTGTGCGCCAGGTTTTCTGTAGAAACAACCCCTTCCTGGAACTCCCTCTGGACTCGGAGGCCAGTGGGGACATCCTGGACCTGCTACGACTCCTGCGGGGAGACGCAGCCTTGGCTTTGCTGAGTGGCATTTCATGACTGAGAGCGTCCCTTTGGGGACTGAAACGCTCCTTTGCAGGCCTGGTGCGAGCCGAGATTCCTACCGATCGTAGGGCTTCCTTGGGCCAGCCCTGCCCTCCCAAGGAGTCTTGCTCCCATCCTCAGCTCGTCCCTGCAGAGCTGCAGGTGCCCAGAAACCGCATCTGGGAATGGTCGGGAGGTCTATCAAATGTCGACATGACAGGTGCCCCTGCCCCACATCTGAGGATGCCAGAGTGCAGGGACTGCCCTGCTGGGTCCTGGGAACCTGGATTTCAACCTGAGTCAGGTTCCATATACGAGACAAACAGAAGAATGACCCCAGCAGGAGGGCACGCTGCCCACCTGCTGTGCCCGACTCCAGGGCAGGGGCTGCTGACCTGGAAGGTGACCCAGAAGGCATAGAGCTGGGCGGCTTCCCTCGTTATAGGCGGAGTCTTAGCCCAGATGTCTGAGAGCTGAGCACGCCCAGTGGCGATGTCCACCACGGGCCCGGTCAGGGCGCAGCTGTACTGGTCACAGGCCATGATGAAGTAGTAGACGATGAAGGGCGCGAACAGCAGGAGGAAGATGATGCTCGCCAGGGAAAACCAGTCCACCTCCCTGCCAGGGCGGACACGGGCAGTCACACTGGGGCCCATCCGCCCCGGGGCTCGCCAGGACCCTGAGAGGCTGTGTGTGGGGGCCTGATGCTCAAACCCACCAGCAGCCCCACAAGAGAAGGCAGCGTTAGCTCCTGGCATGGGCCCTCCTTGCTGCCAGAGGAGCCACTCAGTATCCTGCTTTACTACTGTCAATTAACTAGTGGATCCACCTGCAGCCCCACCTGCAGCCCCCCctgaggccccacctccagcccccaCTGAGGCCCAGAGCCCAGAATGTGAGTGTGGGTAGGCCTTTCATGACCACCAAGGCCACGGTTTCCCCAGTCCCGGGCCGGGGAGGACACTTGCCCATGTTAAGTCCCCATGGCCCTATGGCAAAATGGGAGCTATGACACACATAACACCCCAGGGTGGTGGGAAGGCCCCTGCTGTCCTTTAAGCCCGTCTCTTTCCAACACTGTTGACTGACCAtgatttctagtttctttttcttaattccttACTTTATAAAGTGGAAAACTGCTTACCTTTCACTAGTcttgacaaaaataatttttttttttaaataggtcgTTCATTCCTTTGGGTCCATACACTTCCAAAGGCTGGAAAGCTGTGAAACTACACTTGACTTGCTAGCTGGGAGAACAGGCAAGATCCTTACCAGGCCCGGCCCCACTGCCCTTGAGATGTGGTTCTGCCATTGGTGACGCCGTCCAGACTCTTGGTTTTGGGAGTGCTGGGCTGCGACTTTGCAGCCATTGGGCCCTATAGGAAGGAGAACCTTGCTGACATCATCCCTCCAGGAACAGACACCACGTTTCCCTCCTGCATCCACCGCTGCTCCTGGGCCTGGTGGGGCTGGCCTCCTTCGCACACCTTCCCAGTACCCTGTCCCCGACAGCAGATTCCAGGCAGGGAAGAAATTATCCTGTCTTAgactctctctcctcccctagACCCTGCAATCCCCTCCCACCTGGCTTTCCTATGCCTGCTCTTGCTTGCCTCAGTTCATTCTCCAAACATGGCAGAACACCCCTCCCTCTTATAGCACAAACtggctcctctctccctccctcctgcacaTCATGCTCCCCTATCCCCCTCGGCTCCAGGAACACAGGGGTCTTCCTCATCCTTGAACGCGGCTTAAGTCGTCCATTTCACGGACTTCCTCTGCTTAGAGCATGTTTGCAGGTGTCCTTGCCCATGGCTCACATAAAATGTCCGCTCCTCGGGAGGGCTTCCCTCCCAGCCCATCTGAAGCAGCTGCACCCCAGGTTCCCTGCCAAGGCCCTCCACCGCatactttattttcttagtaACTCTGCCCATCACCTAGAATTATTCATTCGTGTGGGTGTGTAGTCTGCCTCCCCTCACTAGCATGTAAGCTTCCCAAGGGCAGGAACTGTGTATCTTCTTAATTGTCTCCTACCAGGGCCTCGAACAGTGGCCTATACGCGACCCTCAATAATcactctacaaaaaaagagagagagaaaacagaatgtcTCTAGGTACCCACAGCTGCTCTACATGGTTATAATCTGGGGGAAGCAGCGACAACCCCACTTCCAGAACGAGTTTTAAAATACCAAAGCTTTTAGAGAAAACCCAGGAGTAAGAATCATGATGCCTTAGATTTCTCAACGGCAAGCTGGATTCTAGAGGCAATGATGAAAAACTTGACAATTCTGAGGAAAACTGTTTTGCAACCTAGAATTCTATTCCCGAGTGAACTGTTACTCAAGGGCAAGTGGGGTCCAGGAAACTGGAGGTCAAAGGGAGCTGCTGAAGCAACGTCCATGAAAGGGCAAGGGCAAGTCCCAAGAGGACAGCTACGCAGGAGGACTAGTCAGGAGCCAGTCTGCACTGGTACAAGATGAATGGCCAGGAAAGGCAGGAAATACAAATGATGAATTCTGTTGCATCTGAGTGTGCAGGAAAATTATCGATATGTGTGACAGCTCGGTTAGAGCagccagaagaaaatgaatgaccCACGCATGGAAACCttaccaaatgaaaaaaaagtgagGCAACTGTTAACTCCAGGAGAAATAGAGAGTCATGCAAGGAAGTAAACAAGCAACCGTAATTATAGGCCCTTACTCTGGCTCAACACTGAATAACTGTAACTTTGTCATAACAATGTATACTCTATTGATGACTATTGTATTCGCACAAGGAAATTTGCAGAGTTGGGGGTGCTTAAAGCAAATTCCTTAGAAATAAGTAGGTACAAACAGTACAAAAGTAGCTAAAAGAATGAAACAAGTGTTTGCTGCTCACAAGCAAGAATATGGGACGTGGTAGAGACTATTTCTTTTGAAGGCTTTTAacactgatatttaaaaatatgtgagtgtggccgggcgcagtggctcatgcctgtaatcccagcagtttgggaggccgaggcaggtggatcacgaggtcaagagattgagaccatcctggtcaactctactaaaaatacaaaaaattagctgggcatggtggcacgtgcctgtaatcccagctactcgggaggctgaggcaggagaattgcctgaacccaggaggcggaggttgcggtgagccgagatcgcgtcattgcactccagcctgggtaacaagagcgaaactccatctcaaaaagaaaaaaaggtgagcATGAATTACcttaataaaaatttacattcatttaaaaaacttcaACGATAAAAGCCATTTCCCTTGTGTGGTGTGAGAACTGCAGTAGCAGCACTTAATTCAATTTACACAAGTTTATGAAGTGCCTGTGATGTACAAAGCAGGACAAGAGGTCTTGATGGGAAGGGGCCCTGTCTCTCTCCAGCTCCAAATACTAATACAGAGCCCGGTGTGTGCCAGTCAGTCTTTTATCTGTAAAATCAAAGTGGATAAAAGAAAAGTGCCTCTGAAAAGAGCTGACGCCCTAGTGAGACTGATATCAAGATCACCGCACCCTCGCCCTAGTGAGACTGATCTCAAGATCACCTGCCAGCTTGCTTTAGACACTTCCTCTGCCCCAGGTTCTCATCAAGATAAGATTCAACTTTAGTTTCTTCCCAATCCAAACTCACCAGCTCAGTGCCCCACTCCCTCCCGTCCCTCCTTCCACACTGACTCATGTTAATCCGGACCACCCACGTGCAAACTTGCCTTACAGGGAGGCTAAGCAGAATGGGGTGGCATCCTGCTTGCCCCAAGTCATAGATAAGCTACCCGGAGACAATGCCTGGTACCAACATTCGATCATGTAACATACCAGGAAACTGCAAAAACGGTTAGGGGATGTGTAACCTCAGAGCTGAAGCGTGAAAGGGCCACGGGGAGAATGTTGTCAAAAAGGATTAAAAGCAGACCTAAAAAGTCGCTTTAGCATATGACAGAGTTCACTCACCCAGGAGTCAGCTCTTTAGTCACAAGCACTGAGTTTAGCAATAGGCACCTAAGTAACATCCTTTCAATGGATGGCTGCGAACAAAGGGGAGGTACCCTGGGTATGTTGCATTTTACTCATAGGAGGCTCAGACAGCCGCTGGCATTTGAAAGCTGGTGGACCAGTCTGTCCGTATTGTTGCAACGCTGTGAACCCACAGCCTGAGCCCAGGATCCAGGGGACTGAGACACACTTACTTCCTGCCAAGTAGTTTCACAGCAGAAGGGAAGTTTTCCTTCTTGAACTGGCCCCTTAAAAGTTTCTTGACACCCGTGCTCCAAATGCCCGCTTGATCCTTCTCAACCGGCTACACAAAGTCCTGCAGGGAACACAAGGATGAAGACCCCCAGGGAGCTGACATTTCAGGAGAGGGCAGACCCTCAAGGCCCACAGTTGGAGTCGAGCAAGAGGCACAAGCTCAGCGCTCAGGGCCTCAACAGCCCTAATCAAGGAGCGCAGTCCCATGGTAGAGCTTCCGTGCCCGGCTCGCCACTGACAGAGGGAGGCGAACAACAGGTGGGGCACGGGAAGGCGCCGCAGCAGAGCGCGGCAACCAGGCCAGGGGCCGACCCCGGAGCCAGGCAGCCCCCGCCCGGGGGAGCTCCAGACCGTGCGGGGACAGAGCATCCTGCAGGGGTCGGCTGGTGGGGAGGGGGTCGGCTGATGGTGGGGGGTCGGCTGGTGGTGGGGGGTCGGCTGGTGGGGAGGGGGTCGGCTGATGGTGGGGGGTTGGCTCGTGGGGAGGGGGTCGGCTGGTGGGGAGGGGGTCGGCTGGTGGGGAGGGGGTCGGCTCGTGGGGAGGGGGTCGGCTGGTGGGGAGGGGGTCGGCTGGTGGGGAGGGGTTCGGCTGGTGGGGAGGGGGTCGGCTCATGGTGGGGCTCGGCTGGTGGGGAGGGGGTTGGCTCATGGTGGGGGGTCGGCTGGTGGGGAGGGGGTCGGCTCATGGCGGGGGTCGGCTGGTGGGGAGGGGGTCGGCTCATGGTGGGGGCTCGGCTGGTGGGGAGGGGGTCGGCTCGTGGGGAGGGGGCGACTCGAGCCCCCAAGCCTCCGCCCCGCCTCCCCGGAGCCCCAGCGGCCCCTTGCCTGTGAGCGGGACCCTCTCCCCACCTGCGCGCACACTCCCTGACCCCGACCCCATCCTCGCCCCGCGCGTGGGCACCTGCTCACCTGGCCACGCGTCCCCCACTGCGCACGCCTCGGCCCCTCACTCACCTGCGCACGCACCACTTCGTCGCCAGCGCGGCTCCTCGCCGCCGAGTCCCTAGCCAGGGGCCAGTCTCCTAGGTCCGGTAGGGGCTCCCGCCCCTGTATGACGTCATCGATCGCCTGCCAATCGGAGGCGGACCCAGCAGGCCCGGCAGCCCCGCGCCCCGCGATTGGCCGAGGCGTCTGAGCTGACTCCGGGCCCACCGCGCC
Encoded here:
- the DHCR7 gene encoding 7-dehydrocholesterol reductase isoform X1 — encoded protein: MAAKSQPSTPKTKSLDGVTNGRTTSQGQWGRAWEVDWFSLASIIFLLLFAPFIVYYFIMACDQYSCALTGPVVDIATGRAQLSDIWAKTPPITREAAQLYAFWVTFQVLLYTCLPDFCHKFLPGYVGGIQEGAVTPAGIVNKYQINGLQAWLVTHLLWFVTAHLLSWFSPTIIFDNWIPLLWCANILGYAVSTFAMVKGYLFPTSARDCKFTGNFFYNYMMGIEFNPRIGEWFDFKLFFNGRPGIVAWTLINLSFAAKQRELHGHVTNAMVLVNVLQAIYVLDFFWNETWYLKTIDICHDHFGWYLGWGDCVWLPYLYTLQGLYLVYHPVELSTPHAVGILLLGLVGYYIFRVANHQKDLFRRTDGRCLIWGRKPKSIECSYTSADGQRHHSKLLVSGFWGVARHFNYVGDLMGSLAYCLACGGGHLLPYFYVVYMAILLTHRCLRDEHRCASKYGRDWERYTAAVPYRLLPGIF
- the DHCR7 gene encoding 7-dehydrocholesterol reductase isoform X2, giving the protein MACDQYSCALTGPVVDIATGRAQLSDIWAKTPPITREAAQLYAFWVTFQVLLYTCLPDFCHKFLPGYVGGIQEGAVTPAGIVNKYQINGLQAWLVTHLLWFVTAHLLSWFSPTIIFDNWIPLLWCANILGYAVSTFAMVKGYLFPTSARDCKFTGNFFYNYMMGIEFNPRIGEWFDFKLFFNGRPGIVAWTLINLSFAAKQRELHGHVTNAMVLVNVLQAIYVLDFFWNETWYLKTIDICHDHFGWYLGWGDCVWLPYLYTLQGLYLVYHPVELSTPHAVGILLLGLVGYYIFRVANHQKDLFRRTDGRCLIWGRKPKSIECSYTSADGQRHHSKLLVSGFWGVARHFNYVGDLMGSLAYCLACGGGHLLPYFYVVYMAILLTHRCLRDEHRCASKYGRDWERYTAAVPYRLLPGIF